The genomic window CTGAAACAGAGTATATTCATGGAAGAAGCCAGGTCTGGAAGGCCGAACTGGAGACAAATGGCAAATGGCCCTTGAACACCAGGTTAATGGACTGAAGTTTTTAAAGCAGCAGCAGGATGAAATCAATCTGGTAGCAGGTGCGCAAAATGGATTGGAGTGAGAAAGTCAATATGATGAGAGAGGACAGCTCTTCTGATAGCTCCACGTATGAGGCAACTCATCTTAGATAAAGATAAAATTGGTAACAAAGCTCAACAGAGATGCTAGTTGCCCACCATTGAGTACACTGGTAGTCCTACAGGTCACTACTTTTAAAGTTCATACCTGGGAGTCAGGGTCAGCATCATCACCCCAATGTAGCGGCGCTGGGACCCACTGATTCCAAACCAGGAATCTGTGATGGAGGGACAAATGAGCCTCATTCGGCTacatccttccctcccctccctttcctcccaacagacccccaccatccccctccccacacttcacccctcccccttctccagcAAGGCCCAATGAATGCCCTTCCCACCACTTAAAGGAATCCCTTTCCCCCTAAGGCAGGCTCACTCTTCTTTTCCCCACGATGCAGAAACTCTCGAAGGCGATCAGAAGGGATAGCAAAGGAGATTCCAGCTGTGACCTTCATGGTATTCACTCCGATCACCTCCCCATCCTGCAGGGATAGAGCCCACTATTCCCTAGCCCAAATAAATAGTAGGAGATGGAGATACCTGAACAAGAGTAGCAGGAAGTACTGGGGAGTTGGGGAGATCTGGTTGGATTTTGGGAGATAACCAACAGGAGACTGCTCAGAAACTTGACCAAACATCGTTGAATTAGGGAACACACACCCCTTCTCACACTGACCTGGAGCAGGGATTCTTGGAAAGAAGGATGTCCCACTCACCAGGTTAACCAGAGGACCTCCAGAGTTTCCAAACTGCAGGACAAGGACAAAATATGGAAGAGATCCAGGGACTCTATGCCTGGGGGCATAACCAGGATGTAGGCACTTTCTCcaaattctctcttttcccagCCCAGCCACAGTGGCCACATATGTGCAGCCCAACCTCTGTATATAAACTCGTCCACCATCTATCACAGTTGGTTCCTGCCCCACACAGCCTTTCCCCCAAGCCCCAACCTAGTTTGCCATTTTTCTCATATCAGGACGCACATCAATAGCTGCATCAGTCTGGATGTATTCCACATTGGTTTGGGGGAGGCCCAGGTCTCTGGCTGGACGCTGAGCAGAGCTGACAATGCCAGAAGTGATCGTGTTCTGCAGTGCAAAGGGACTTCCCATGGCAACAACAAACTCCCCTTGCCGGACATCGGCTGAGCGtcccaggggcagggtggggagaggttcCTAAGAGAGAATGGGAATAAGAGACCTGTTGTCTAGATATGTGAGCAAATTCACAGTCCCAACCAGACCCGGCCTGCCTAGACCCCCACCTTAGTCTGAATCCTCAGCGTGGCAATGTCTGCCACAGGATCCACAGCTGTGACCATGGCCTCATACGTGTCGCCGCTAAGCAGCCTCACACGGACTCGGCGCCGATCAGCCACCACATGAGCGTTCGTTACGATGAGCCCGTCGGCAGCCACCACGAATCCTGAGCCATTCGAGATAGGGACTTCGCGGCCGGAGAAAGGGTGCCTAGGATGGGGGTAAAGCAAGGATGTGAGGAGACTCAGACACCTAGCTCGCCCGCTCCTTAGCCCGCAGCTGGgtgcctcctgcccttccccaccgTTACCGGCCCAAGATCTCGATATAAACCACGGCAGGTGCTGTCTTCTCCACCACGTCTGCGATGAAGTTGTACTGGCTCCGGGGAGAGGTGGGCGGTGAGCCAAGGACCGAGGCGAGGACCGCTGGAGGACCCCGACCCCCGCCCCACAATAACAACAGCACTGCCCCCCCAGCGCCCAGCGCTACCGCCAGCCATATGCGCGGACGGGTTCCAGGAGTCTCTGAGACCTCCCGGGTCTTGAGATCCGGGGACCCTGCAGTCAGCCGTGCTCTGGAATCCGAAGTCCCCGACGTCAGACACGTCCGTGGTTCAGGGACCCCCCCAGACAACCGGGCCCAGAGACTGGAGGTCCCATAAGTCACTCGGGCCCGAGGGTCAGGAGTTCCTGACGTCAGCAAGGCCCGGAGGTCAGGGGTCAACAGGGGCCCCTTCCCCCAGGGAACCCCCCCCAAAGCCCGCCATCCCCAGAGGTTCCAGCCTGCACCCCGCCCCGCCCTCAGTGCAGCCATCAGCTCCGCCTCGGCTGCCTCTTCGCCCGCCCTACACAGAGGCGGTGCCCTGGACGCGAGCTGGCGGACAGCGGGACGCGGAGCACGCCGGTACCTGAAGTCCTTCAGAAGTGCACGCCGGGACCCAGGATTCCGGGAGGCCGACTCCGCCTCCGCCCCGTGAATGCCGGGAATTGTGGTCCCCGCGGGACGCGAGTTCTGAGGTGGCCCAAGGGCCCGCGAGGCATGCTGGGACTGCTAGCCCTTCCGGGGCGCCTCAAGATTTCGGGTGCCGGCACCCTGGGCGGATGCCCGAAGACTCCACCTTCCCAGGAGCCCCTGCGGCGGGGCGCGAAGATGGCGGCCGTGGTCGAACAGCCCTAAAGCAGCAGCGATGGAGCCTTCCCAGGCGCTGGGGCCGGAGCGGCTGTTTGACTCGCACCGGTAAGAGCCCTGGCGGGAAGAGGTCGGCTCCCGCATCCACTACGGCCTTCGGCGCCCGATCACCCCGCCTCTCGCCCCCAGGCTCCCGGGTGACGGCTTCCTGCTCCTCGCGCTGCTGCTCTACGCTCCCGTCGGGTTCTGCCTCCTCGTCCTGCGGCTCTTTCTTGGGATCCACGTCTTCCTGGTCAGCTGCGCTCTGCCAGACAGCGTCCTTCGCAGGTAACAACCCAGGGATTCCGGGAGGGTCAGGGCTGGGCCCGGCCCGAGGCCGTGAAGTCACCACTGCCTGTGTCCTCAGGTTCGTGGTGCGGACCATGTGTGCGGTGCTGGGGCTCGTAGCCCGGCAGGAGGACTCGGGACTCCGGGATCACCGCGTCAGGGTCCTCATTTCCAACCACGTGACACCTTTCGACCACAACATAGTCAATCTGCTCACCAGCTGTAGCACCGTGAGTGGGGGGCGAAGCCGAGAGTGCCACGGGTCGGTTCCCTGGGGCCCAGCCCAAGGCTCCCCTTTGCCCTCCCAGGTTTTCCTTGGGGACCACGAAATACTGAATCTTACCCCTAATCCCGCTTCTCTACCCCATATGTCAGTTTTTCTCACTTCTCAATattccttttttgctttctcttttttccatttctagccTCTACTCAATAGTCCCCCAAGCTTTGTATGCTGGTCTCGGGGCTTCATGGAGATGGATGGGCGGGGGGAGTTGGTGGAGTCACTCAAGAGATTCTGTGCTTCCACGAGGCTTCCCCCAACCCCTCTGCTGCTATTCCCTGAGGAAGAGGCCACCAACGGCCGGGAGGGGCTGCTGCGCTTCAGGTGGGTGAGCACAGGTATGGGTCTCCAGCTGGGTAGGTGGTCAGGCTTGGGGGCCCTTGAGTTTTCACAGTTTTCATCCCTGCCCTCTCCATCCTAGTTGATTTCCTTTCTGTTCACTTTTAGTTCTTTCCCCCTCTATCTCTTTATTCCTCACTTATCTACTTGTACAGTTTGACAGTTTTCTGTTCTAAGTAAGGCTGGCTAGAATCCCATCctactttctcttccctcttctagTTCCTGGCCATTTTCTATTCAGGATGTGGTACAACCTCTTACCCTGAGAGTCCAGAGACCCCTAGTCTCTGTGGTGAGTGTGTGTTGGACAGGGAATCTCTGGGGCTTGGAGGGCAAATTTCCCATTCCTGGCCGAGGCTTAGACCTCCCTTCATGCCCTTCCTTCAGACCGTGTCCGATGCCTCCTGGGTCTCAGAACTGCTGTGGTCACTTTTCGTCCCTTTCACCGTGTATCAAGTAAGGTattaactgtcttcttttttggTGCTGGGAGAAGCTCACCTCTTCGTTGAAGAGGCTGCCTCTTCTTGTCCTTTTGCAGATCTTTTAGTATCAAGATTCTATCACAGAGGCAATACAAAGTGTTTAGTATCTCCCCACCCTAATCACAACTGTTCCAtgaaacaaaacatcaaaatgGGGAGAGGGTGACAGACTGTACCCCAGGTGCACTCAACatggtcctggatttttttatttttttattttttgcagatgGCTCCGTCCTATTCATCGCCAGCTAGGGGAGGGGAATGAGGAGTTTGCCCTCCGTGTACAACAGGTGGTAGGGTACAcaggcagggtggaggtggggtttTTCCTTAAGACTAGAAGGAGAAAGTCTTGCAGCCTTA from Neofelis nebulosa isolate mNeoNeb1 chromosome 9, mNeoNeb1.pri, whole genome shotgun sequence includes these protein-coding regions:
- the HTRA2 gene encoding serine protease HTRA2, mitochondrial isoform X2 produces the protein MAALRAGRGAGWNLWGWRALGGVPWGKGPLLTPDLRALLTSGTPDPRARVTYGTSSLWARLSGGVPEPRTCLTSGTSDSRARLTAGSPDLKTREVSETPGTRPRIWLAVALGAGGAVLLLLWGGGRGPPAVLASVLGSPPTSPRSQYNFIADVVEKTAPAVVYIEILGRHPFSGREVPISNGSGFVVAADGLIVTNAHVVADRRRVRVRLLSGDTYEAMVTAVDPVADIATLRIQTKEPLPTLPLGRSADVRQGEFVVAMGSPFALQNTITSGIVSSAQRPARDLGLPQTNVEYIQTDAAIDFGNSGGPLVNLDGEVIGVNTMKVTAGISFAIPSDRLREFLHRGEKKNSWFGISGSQRRYIGVMMLTLTPR
- the HTRA2 gene encoding serine protease HTRA2, mitochondrial isoform X1 produces the protein MAALRAGRGAGWNLWGWRALGGVPWGKGPLLTPDLRALLTSGTPDPRARVTYGTSSLWARLSGGVPEPRTCLTSGTSDSRARLTAGSPDLKTREVSETPGTRPRIWLAVALGAGGAVLLLLWGGGRGPPAVLASVLGSPPTSPRSQYNFIADVVEKTAPAVVYIEILGRHPFSGREVPISNGSGFVVAADGLIVTNAHVVADRRRVRVRLLSGDTYEAMVTAVDPVADIATLRIQTKEPLPTLPLGRSADVRQGEFVVAMGSPFALQNTITSGIVSSAQRPARDLGLPQTNVEYIQTDAAIDFGNSGGPLVNLDGEVIGVNTMKVTAGISFAIPSDRLREFLHRGEKKNSWFGISGSQRRYIGVMMLTLTPSILAELQLREPSFPDVQHGVLIHKVILDSPAHRAGLRPGDVILAIGEQLVQNAEDIYEAVRTQSQLAVRIRRGPETLTLYVTPEVTE
- the AUP1 gene encoding LOW QUALITY PROTEIN: lipid droplet-regulating VLDL assembly factor AUP1 (The sequence of the model RefSeq protein was modified relative to this genomic sequence to represent the inferred CDS: deleted 2 bases in 1 codon), whose amino-acid sequence is MPEDSTFPGAPAAARRWRPWSNSPKAAAMEPSQALGPERLFDSHRLPGDGFLLLALLLYAPVGFCLLVLRLFLGIHVFLVSCALPDSVLRRFVVRTMCAVLGLVARQEDSGLRDHRVRVLISNHVTPFDHNIVNLLTSCSTPLLNSPPSFVCWSRGFMEMDGRGELVESLKRFCASTRLPPTPLLLFPEEEATNGREGLLRFSSWPFSIQDVVQPLTLRVQRPLVSVTVSDASWVSELLWSLFVPFTVYQVRWLRPIHRQLGEGNEEFALRVQQLLAKELGQTGTRLTPADKAEHMKRQRHPRLRSQSAQSSFPPSPGPSPDVQLATLAQRVKEVLPHVPLGVIQRDLARTGCVDLTITNLLEGAVAFMPEDITEGTQSLSTASAPKFPSSGLVTPQPTALTFAKSSWARQESLQERKQALYEYARRRFTERQAQEAD